The following proteins are co-located in the Xiphophorus hellerii strain 12219 chromosome 2, Xiphophorus_hellerii-4.1, whole genome shotgun sequence genome:
- the LOC116707950 gene encoding cytosolic 5'-nucleotidase 1A, producing the protein MVSTVTNSDVKQKDVDQAVVVAVTFAAVFGPEAEDGSTVYRLGVALPLLQVLQRVNERLLEKNPAEHQLFDVILITTDSWQQQQNSSIINSTRHHGLEISRFCFSAEDNYIESLVQNNVQLFFTTDGNEALQATHQGVPSALLDKNSVSCPSEQLRVLFCEKAIIQPNMGSTEASKKSAQNFLAHLGQMRQKFGVFDSPLCFTLVTSHGGKDSCCCALKSLRSLGVSVDEAYCLGGAPRGPILSLLRPHFLLSDGFSLLEG; encoded by the exons ATGGTCTCTACCGTCACGAACAGCGACGTGAAGCAG AAAGATGTGGACCAGGCGGTGGTTGTTGCCGTGAcctttgctgcagtttttggACCAGAAGCTGAAGATGGCAGCACAGTTTACAGGCTGGGCGTGGCTCTTCCATTGCTGCAG GTTCTGCAGAGAGTGAATGAGCGTCTGCTGGAGAAAAATCCGGCTGAACATCAGCTGTTTGATGTCATCTTGATCACTACGGACagctggcagcagcagcagaattcCAGCATCATTAACAGCACCAGACATCACG GTCTGGAAATCAGCAGGTTCTGCTTTTCAGCAGAGGACAACTACATCGAGAGTCTCGTGCAAAATAATGTTCAGCTCTTCTTTACGACAGATGGAAACGAAGCCTTGCAGGCAACACACCAGG GTGTTCCCTCCGCACTGCTGGATAAGAACTCGGTTTCCTGTCCATCAGAACAGCTCAGAGTTTTATTCTGTGAGAAGGCCATCATCCAACCCAACATGGGTTCAACAGAAGCAAGCAAAAAATCTGCTCAG AACTTTTTAGCTCATTTAGGCCAGATGAGGCAGAAGTTCGGTGTGTTTGACAGCCCTCTTTGCTTCACTCTTGTAACATCACATGGTGGCAAAGACAGCTGCTGCTGTGCCCTAAAATCACTTCGGTCCCTGGGCGTCAGCGTGGACGAAGCGTACTGCCTGGGTGGGGCCCCGCGTGGCCCCATCCTGTCGCTGCTCCGACCTCACTTTCTGCTCAGCGATGGATTCAGCCTGCTGGAGGGCTGA